One Methylomonas sp. LL1 DNA window includes the following coding sequences:
- the rplM gene encoding 50S ribosomal protein L13 yields MKTFSAKPAEVKRDWYVIDAEGKTLGRLATEIARRLRGKHKPEFTPHVDTGDYIIVINAEKVGVTGNKEKDKMYYRHTGYVGNMKSASLGKLRQTFPDRIITTAVQGMLPKNPLGRAMFKKLKVYAGSEHNHQSQQPKVLEF; encoded by the coding sequence ATGAAAACATTTAGTGCAAAGCCCGCAGAAGTTAAGCGCGATTGGTACGTGATTGATGCAGAAGGAAAGACGCTAGGTCGCCTTGCTACTGAGATTGCACGACGTCTTCGCGGCAAACATAAACCCGAATTTACACCGCACGTCGACACCGGCGATTACATCATCGTGATCAATGCCGAAAAAGTGGGCGTTACCGGCAACAAGGAAAAAGACAAAATGTATTACCGCCATACCGGTTATGTCGGCAACATGAAGTCCGCTTCCCTGGGAAAACTGAGACAAACTTTCCCGGATCGCATCATCACCACCGCCGTGCAAGGCATGTTGCCTAAAAACCCACTGGGCCGGGCGATGTTCAAAAAATTGAAAGTTTACGCAGGTTCTGAGCACAATCACCAGTCTCAACAACCTAAAGTTTTAGAATTTTAA
- a CDS encoding CDP-alcohol phosphatidyltransferase family protein encodes MASIYDIKPAFQNLLRPGVRWLAGQGVTANQVTLAAMLLSLLVGATLLYPGWQPGIYWAIPLVMLVRMALNAIDGMLAREHGMQSALGGILNELCDVLADTALYLPFALLPGANLWLVVGIVIAAVISEMAGVVAVQIGASRRYDGPMGKSDRAFVFGALALAVGLGWQGAWINVLFGVVLLLLAVTIVNRCRKALAEIRA; translated from the coding sequence ATGGCTTCCATCTACGACATCAAACCGGCATTTCAAAACCTGTTGCGGCCCGGCGTGCGTTGGCTGGCGGGGCAGGGCGTGACCGCCAATCAAGTCACGCTGGCGGCCATGCTGTTGTCGCTGCTGGTCGGCGCGACCTTGCTTTATCCGGGCTGGCAACCCGGCATTTATTGGGCGATTCCGCTGGTGATGCTGGTGCGCATGGCCTTGAATGCGATCGACGGCATGCTGGCTCGCGAGCACGGCATGCAGTCCGCGCTGGGCGGCATCTTGAACGAACTGTGTGACGTGCTGGCAGACACCGCTTTGTATTTGCCGTTTGCGCTGTTGCCGGGCGCAAACTTGTGGCTGGTGGTCGGTATCGTCATTGCCGCAGTGATCAGCGAAATGGCCGGCGTAGTCGCCGTGCAAATCGGCGCTTCCCGGCGTTACGATGGCCCGATGGGCAAGAGCGACCGGGCCTTCGTGTTCGGCGCGTTGGCCTTAGCCGTTGGTTTGGGTTGGCAGGGCGCCTGGATCAACGTTCTGTTCGGCGTGGTTTTGCTGTTGCTGGCCGTCACCATCGTTAACCGCTGTCGGAAAGCATTGGCCGAGATACGGGCATGA